One window from the genome of Desulforamulus ruminis DSM 2154 encodes:
- a CDS encoding IS3 family transposase, which produces MRHQKIYDAIQAVQGEEHFSLVLLCEMAQISRSGYYKWLKRKVSPREQENQQLMQAMLLLYEKVEGIYGYRQLTINLRRETHQSINPKRVYRLMKLAGIQSVIRRKKKKYIRSTPGQIAENLLNRQFTAEESNEKWLTDVTEFKYGKGQKAYLSAILDLHDKSIVSYVLGHSNNNRLVFETLDLALQTAPGSTPIIHSDRGFQYTSWGFKKRLEAYGLTQSMSRVGKCIDNGPMEGFWGTLKCEKYYLHKYQTFEALKKDIDDYIYFYNYERLQAKLNSLSPMEVRTKAA; this is translated from the coding sequence ATCCGGCATCAGAAGATTTATGACGCGATTCAAGCGGTACAAGGAGAAGAGCATTTTAGTCTAGTCTTATTGTGTGAAATGGCGCAGATTTCACGTTCAGGCTATTACAAATGGTTAAAGCGAAAAGTAAGTCCTCGCGAACAAGAAAATCAGCAACTCATGCAAGCGATGCTCCTGCTCTACGAGAAGGTTGAAGGCATTTATGGGTACCGTCAATTAACCATCAATTTAAGACGGGAAACCCATCAGTCGATTAACCCGAAGAGGGTCTATCGCCTCATGAAGCTTGCTGGAATTCAATCCGTCATCCGTAGAAAGAAAAAGAAATACATTCGATCAACTCCTGGGCAGATCGCAGAAAATCTTTTAAACCGCCAGTTCACAGCAGAGGAATCGAATGAAAAGTGGTTGACGGATGTAACTGAATTCAAATACGGAAAGGGTCAAAAAGCATATCTCAGTGCGATTCTCGATTTACATGATAAATCCATCGTATCCTATGTTTTAGGCCATTCGAATAACAACCGTCTTGTTTTCGAGACCCTGGACTTGGCTCTTCAAACGGCACCCGGCAGCACACCCATAATTCACAGTGATCGGGGTTTTCAGTATACCTCCTGGGGCTTCAAGAAACGACTAGAAGCTTATGGCTTAACTCAGAGTATGTCTCGGGTTGGCAAGTGTATTGATAACGGACCGATGGAAGGCTTCTGGGGAACGCTTAAGTGTGAGAAGTATTATCTACATAAATATCAAACCTTTGAAGCTCTTAAGAAGGACATTGATGATTACATCTATTTTTATAATTATGAGAGGTTACAGGCCAAGTTAAACAG
- a CDS encoding helix-turn-helix domain-containing protein translates to MSKINQYKAAEKLAILQELETGQATCVEIAKKYDISVTTLVKWRHRYELYGYEGLEIKTHFNKYSPELKLQAVQDYLSGEYSQYQIIDKYKIASRTQLARWINKYNNHSSFKSYPSEGAKAMTKGRTTSWQERIEMVLYCLSHNHDYQNTSEKYQVSYQQVYQWVKKYEAGGEEALKDRRGRKKAPEELSESDRQRLAMKKLEYENERLRAENALLKKLQELERRRF, encoded by the coding sequence ATGTCAAAAATAAATCAATACAAAGCAGCAGAGAAACTAGCAATACTACAGGAACTTGAAACAGGTCAGGCTACCTGTGTAGAGATAGCTAAAAAATATGATATTAGTGTGACTACCTTGGTTAAATGGCGACATCGATATGAATTGTACGGATATGAAGGGCTAGAAATAAAAACCCATTTTAATAAATATTCACCAGAACTTAAACTTCAAGCCGTTCAGGATTACCTTTCGGGCGAATACTCACAGTATCAAATTATAGATAAGTATAAAATAGCGAGTCGGACACAACTGGCAAGGTGGATTAACAAGTATAATAATCATAGCAGTTTTAAATCCTACCCATCGGAAGGAGCCAAGGCTATGACTAAAGGGCGCACTACCAGTTGGCAAGAACGGATTGAGATGGTCCTATACTGTCTTTCTCATAACCATGATTACCAAAACACCTCAGAGAAATATCAAGTTTCATACCAGCAGGTTTATCAATGGGTTAAGAAATATGAAGCAGGTGGAGAAGAGGCCTTAAAGGATAGACGGGGACGGAAAAAAGCACCGGAAGAATTAAGTGAGAGCGATCGGCAAAGGCTTGCTATGAAAAAACTAGAATACGAAAACGAGCGACTTAGAGCAGAAAATGCCCTGTTAAAAAAGTTACAGGAACTCGAAAGGAGGAGGTTTTAA
- a CDS encoding endonuclease/exonuclease/phosphatase family protein, whose protein sequence is METIRVVSYNICHGRGMDDKVNLNRAAAVLAFSRAHLIGVQEVDKYLPRSGCCNQPRRLGEILRRNWAYGPNLKWGPWSQYGNAVLSFWPITGVKRHLLPSQGEQRGILETEIKLGKELISFFCTHLGLNRQERMDQVQEILQVISTTEKPSILVGDLNDGRDTPEFAALSNVLREATEVTGGFSTFPAWQPEEQLDFIFVSHHWQVVSANTLQSYASDHLPVVVQLNLKVT, encoded by the coding sequence TTGGAAACCATTCGGGTTGTCAGTTACAATATTTGTCATGGCCGTGGTATGGATGATAAGGTGAATTTGAACCGTGCGGCTGCGGTTCTTGCCTTTTCAAGAGCCCATTTAATCGGAGTTCAGGAAGTGGATAAGTATCTTCCACGCAGTGGGTGCTGCAATCAGCCCAGAAGGCTGGGAGAGATTTTGCGAAGGAACTGGGCCTATGGTCCAAATCTTAAATGGGGTCCCTGGTCCCAGTATGGTAACGCAGTCTTGAGCTTCTGGCCCATTACCGGGGTAAAAAGACATTTATTACCCAGTCAGGGTGAACAAAGGGGGATATTGGAAACTGAGATCAAGTTGGGTAAGGAATTGATCTCCTTTTTTTGCACTCACCTGGGATTAAACCGACAAGAACGAATGGATCAAGTACAAGAAATTTTGCAAGTCATTTCCACCACGGAGAAACCTTCCATTCTGGTGGGTGATTTAAATGACGGGCGGGATACTCCGGAGTTTGCCGCGTTATCCAACGTCCTAAGGGAGGCCACGGAGGTTACGGGTGGATTTAGCACTTTTCCGGCCTGGCAGCCGGAAGAACAATTGGATTTTATTTTTGTGTCGCATCATTGGCAGGTCGTTTCAGCCAATACTTTACAGTCCTATGCTTCAGACCACCTGCCTGTGGTAGTTCAATTAAATTTAAAAGTAACATAA